The genomic interval ATGAGTGGAAGAATCAAGCGGAGAGCTGACAAGGAGTCTGAGGTCTGTGATGGCGTCGGTTTTCAGGAGATGAGCCTCGTCGATAACGATAATGGGAGTGAGATTTGAGAGCAAGGATTTATCCATAATTTGGAGGAAGAGCCGGTCTTTGGTGTGTTTTGGTATTTCACCGGGCTGTGAGACGATTAAGGAGAGAAGGCTGGATGATTTTAGGTGGGTAAAATGGAGGTAGATGGGGAGAAACAGGTTTTGGGGGATTTGTGAGAGGAAGAGTTTGAGGAGTGTGGATTTTCCGACTCCCGTCTGTCCGTAGAGGACCGCGATAACACTGAATAGTTATAATCATCTTTTTGAGTAAATACAAACTGTATTACAAGAGGAGAAGAGCCGATCGCAGATAGAGATATATTTTAAAGTATTAAAGAGCGGTTGCAAGATAGAAGAGCGCCAATTGGAGACAGCGGAGCGTATCAAGCCGTGTATTGCTCTTTATATGATAGTGGCATGGGGGGTATGTTTGTTACCATGTTTGTAAGGGAATGCCCGGATTTGCCTTGTACAGCACTTTTAGAGGATGATGAATGGAAACCCGTGTATATGATTGCCAAAAACGAAGCTCCACCCGAAACCCCGCTATCGCTCGGAGGCTTTACCGTAATGGTACCAAGTCTGGAAGGATACTTAAATCGCAAATGCGATGGCCCACCAGTAAATTTTTAAAATCAGGTTTATTTGACTATAAGCCACAGATTAGGATAAGATTAAAAAGTTTTTTTATGTTTGCTAATCTGCAAAATCTGCGGAGAAAAAGTATTTTCAGGTGAAAGCTTCTGTATAATATTTTATATTTTTTGGCAGTAACCGTCATCCTGAACGGCGAGACCAGAATATCTCTTTCTTACGAATTGAAAAGGTTGGTTATGAATTTTTCGTGGCTACATGTATCGGTGCGTTGGATTATTTTTGTAAAGACCGAAGCGGGAGCAGTCCTCATTGCTGCAGTGCCTGTCTGCCTTTTTACGCATTCGGGGAAATCATGAAGAACAACCTGAGCGCAAAAAGAGTCTTATGGAGGTACTTTACTCTTAGTTACATCGCAGTACTTTTCAACACCCTGTTTTATCTGAAACAGATCCATTATAATGACACGGTCACGATCCTCTTTGGCCTTTCGATGTATCTCTTTTACAGTTTTTTGTACCTTTTCTTAGTATTCATTCCCGTCTTAATCCTTGAGATACTTGTACGAAAGGTGTTGAAAAGGCATGATCGATCACTTGTCAGAAAGCAGTGCCTTGCGGTTATTTTTGGAATTACCATCGTGTTGTTTACCTTGGTGCAAATCCTGATTTTTACCGACAAGCAACTCTTTCAACTCTACCACTTTCATATCAACGGCTTTGTCTGGAACCTTATCACCACACCGGGCGGTATAGAGTCGCTTGGCAGCAGCGATTCAACCCTTATCAGTGTTGTAATGATCTTTGCCGGATTTTTTGCCCTGCAGGTGGCGCTTTTTGTCATGGCCAGGTCTGGGGTTTTGCAAAGGGTTTCTTTCGTCTCGTTAAAATTTCGCTATCAAATATTATTTCCCATTTTTCTGATTTTTCTTTTCGGCTTTCAGTCCTTCACATACGGTATTTGTCATCTGCAGGCCAAAAGTGCCGTTTTGAGTGCGTCAAATGCCTTTCCACTCTATATCCCGGTCACCTTCAGGAGTTGGGCCAAAAAATTTGGCATTTCACCGAAAAGAACAGTTCAACTGAAGTTCAATGAAAATGAAAATGATCTCCAGCTCCATTATCCTTTACAATCAATGCAATACACCTGGGATGCTCCGGACTATAACATCGTGTGGCTTGTTGCTGAATCATGGCGGGCAGACATGCTTGACCATGAGATCATGCCGCAAACTATGGCCTTTGCGAAAAAATCAACGTGGTTTCTCAACCACTATAGCGGAGGCAACGGCACACGAATGGGTCTTTTCTCAATGTTCTACGGACTCTACGGCAATTACTGGTTTGAATTTTTGCATCATCGAAAAGGCCCTGTATTAATTGACAGGCTTATTGACCTCGACTATCAGATGGAGTTGTTTACCAGCGCAAAATTTTCTTATCCGGAGTTTGACAAGACCCTCTTTGTCGATATCCCCTCGAAAAACCTGCATGAATATACCAAGGGGCTGAGCGGTTGGGAAAATGATCGCAGGCATGTAACGGCAATGATCGATTTTTTAGAGCACAGGGAAAAAGGCAGGCCTTTTTTTACATTCATGTTCTTCGAATCGCCTCACGCACAGTACTATTTTCCGGAAGAGTCGATCATCAAAACCCCCTTTCTTAAAGACATGAACTATGCAAGGATGGATCTTGAAAATGATATAACGCTTATAAAAAACCGTTATATCAACTCATGCCATCATCTTGATTCACAACTCGGCAGGATAATACATTATTTGGAATCAAATCAACTGCTTGAAAAAACCATTGTTATCATTACGGGCGACCATGGTGAGGAATTTATGGAAAAAGGACATTGGGGACACAACTCCGCCTATACGGAAGAACAGATCCGGGTACCTTTAGTACTCTGGCTGCCAAAGGGACAGCCTCAGCTCGTTACAAAAATGACCAGTCACCTGGATATCCCCGCAACCATAATGCCTCTCTTCGGTACGACAAATCCTGCGAGCGACTATTCGCTGGGACACAATCTCCTTGAACCTACCGGGCGAACATACACTGTTGTTTGCGATTGGGATAGTCTTTGCTATGTTAACCATGACTACAAGGCTGTTTTCCCGCTGCAATCGTATAATTTTCACAAACAAACCACTACCACCAGAACAGATCAGGAAATAGCAGACAAAAAAAGATTCTTTACGTCATCTAAAAACGATCTTGCACTTTTGATGACGGAAATCAATAAATTCAATCAATAAATTAGGCCTCCGGCAATTTTTTCATGTAGAGCGAAGTGTCATTTCACTCGTGACGAAGCAATCGTTTCGTCCTACAACATTGAAATTCCTAAACGTTAAATTAATGAGAATAGCTCCGCTATTTCAAAAGCGGTTCTCTCCATGGGTAAGTATTTTATTCCTTTTTCTTATGCTACTATTCCTTGGTTTTGAAGTATACGCCATGCTTTGGTATCACTTCAAAGGACACGAGGAGCTATCCCAGCTATCCGGAAATTTTTTGCACGTCAGAGAAGAATTGATAAGGGAAAAACCGAAGGAAGAATTCCGGTTTCCGTTATCGGCGATACGAAAAGTGCGGGCACCTTTGAGAAGATTGCCAGGGAACTGCGCGAAGAGCCCTTATCGTTCGTTGTCTTTCCCGGAGATTTTGTGCGTAGAGGCACAGAAGGAGAACATCGTTATTTCAAGGCGGAGTTTGCAGCCGAATTTGCATTTCCCTTTTCAGCATCTTTTCTTAATAGAATACTTTTCGCAAGCGTTGTCTGGTTAGGTATTGGGGTCGCCTCCCGACTATTGACGATGTTTGCACGCAATGCATAGTCAAATGAATCTGTTTTCCGAAAAACACCACAGACAAGAAATGTTGTATCTGACAGTAGATTATGGTGGAATGACATTAACAGAAACAGAGCAAAGGTAGTGCAGGGGCGAAGCATTTGCTGTAAATTGTCATAAATGCATTTATACCCAAACGTGTAAATGCTTCGTCCCTGCTTTTGCACGAGTGATTATGAAATGAAAAGATCAAAATTATTATTCTTTATTTTTATTACTGAGGGTTTTGCATTACTGTTGGCACTGGTTCTTGCAAAATATCTAAGAATTCAATTGTTGCCTCTGACTGAAAATATTTTACGTGATACTTTCACTGGCACTATTGGGGCTGCTATTCCTTTCTCTATCTTTGTGCTTCTTCTTTCGGAAAAATCGGGGAAGATGCCTTTCGCAAATTCACTGAGGCAAACGATACTGCATGACCTAAAACCTCTGTTTTCTCATTTAACGCTCCCTGATATGTGTATAATTTCTCTTTTAGCGGGATTTTCCGAAGAATTACTGTTTCGGGGAGTACTGCAAAATAAACTTGGCATTTTTGCAGCAAGCGTGATTTTTGGGCTACTCCACTTTATCTCACCGGCATATTTTGTTATTGCATTTTTAATGAGTATATATATCGGATTTTTATGTTACTATTTACAAAGCCTGCTTATCCCCATACAAATACACTTTGTTTACGATTTGTGCGCATTGATCTATCTGAAACATTTCAGGAGGTTTAAATAAAGGCAACACTATTTAGTTTTTAGAAAAAAATCTGCCGATAAGTGATAGGATTTGTAGTGCGACGAACCTGGTCGTACTACATTGTTGGAATTTTTCAAAAAACTAAAGTGTTACGAAAATTGAGACAAATATTTTCGATCAACAAGGGTGGCACGGACAAACTCTGTTTGTCCGTGTCATCCTTGCAATGAATTTTATTTAAAAGGAATACGATTATGAGAAATATTTTTTCCCATTTTATCTTCTCCGTATGTAAACTGTTTTTGTGCCTGGTTGTTGTGTTTCTCGTTTCAACACTGGCGGTCAAAACTTCCTTTGCTGTTCAGGTTGCGCCCAAAATAGCGGCTGGCGCATTTCATACCCTTGCGCTAAAACCAGACGGCTCTCTCTGGTCGTGGGGAAAAAATGAATACGGCCAACTTGGTGACGGCACCATCAAAAACAAACATTCCCCCGTGCAGGTAAAACACCTTAGCAGTATTATTGTAATCGATGGAGGAGCGTGGCACAGTATTGCTTTAAAATCCGATGGAACAGTGTGGGCATGGGGAGGAAATTGGGCGGGTCAATTAGGAGACGGTTCCTATAAAAGCAGCAACATTCCTATTAAAACAAAAGAATTAAGCGGCATTATCGCCATTTCCTGCGGAGGACAACACAATCTGGCGCTAAAATCTGATGGAACGGTATGGGCATGGGGCATTAATGACAAGGGACAGCTCGGCATTGGCGATGCTAAAAACCAACAGATTCCCATCCGGATACCAGGACTAAACAATATTGTTGCTATTAGCGCCGGGGGGTATCACAGCCTTGCCATTAAATCTGACGGGTCACTGTGGGCATGGGGCTCAAACAATATGGAACAATTGGGTGATGGAAGCGCTACCAACAGGTGTAGCCCTGTCCATGTAAGCAATCTTCGCGACATCATTGCCGTGAACGGGGGAGGCGATTTCAGCCTTGCATTGAAATCCGACGGCACAATCATGGCATGGGGGTCAAATGGCTTGAGTCAATTGGGCGATGGAACAACTACAAACAGAAACACACCCGTTAACGTATCTGATGTACGGGATATCATAGAAATAGCTGCTAAAGGGAATCATAGCCTTGCGCTTACCATTGAAGGCAAGGTTTGGGAATTTGGCAGCATAGGAGCGACTCCCACGGAAAAAGAAGTTACATTGCCTGCCTATCGCCCTGTTTTAGTAAACGAGATAACCGATGTTATTGCAATAGCATGCGGAGAATTCCACAATGTTGTGCTTAAAAACGACGGCAGTTTGTGGGTGTGGGGCATAAATAATTTTGGTCAATTGGGAGATGGCACTGTCGGCAGCAAAACAAAACCCGTTTTGATCTGCAAATGGTATTGAAGAAACATTCCCGTTGGCAGTCTACTGTCGGCAAATTGCAGATTGTGGACTGTGGGCTGGGCTAAGCCATGAGTGGCCGTTTACTGGGAACATATGTCGTCATGTATAATTTACAACGCACAAACCTTTCTTTTTATAAAAGACTATGAACACTATAAAATATTCCCAACATCTTTTCACCGCTCTTTCCGCCGCCGGTAAAGCGGGACGCGCAATCTTAGAAGTGTACTACACCGATTTTGCAGTTGAGCACAAAGACGATACATCTCCTTTGACGCTGGCAGACAAGCATTCGCATGAAGTTATTACAAAAGACCTGAAAACCCTGACTACCGGCAATAATTCCGGCAATGCCAATGCTGTCTCCTCACTGCCTGTATTAAGTGAGGAAGGGAAAGAGATACCCTATACCGAGAGGAGATACTGGGAATCTTTTTGGTTGGTTGATCCGCTTGACGGTACCAAGGAATTTATTAAGAGAAACGGCGAATTTACCGTAAACATTGCCCTTATCCATAAAAACAGGCCTGTTTTAGGTTGTATTTATGTGCCGGTCAAGGATGTTCTTTATTTTGCATGCGAAGGATTAGGGGCATATAGGCGGGAAAACAATCAAGGCATAGCAAATGTTTTATCATTAAAAGAACTTGTTGATAGTTCGGAAAGATTGCCATCACGCCATACTCATAAAAAGAATGTTGAAAACAATCGTTCCCCGGACGAAGATGGAATTCATCTGACGGTTATCGGAAGCCGTTCACATCCTTCGGAGCAATTTGCAAAATTTGTGGAAAGTTTGCGTGGTGAAGGGCGGAAAATTGAAATCATCTCCGCAGGGAGTTCTCTGAAATTCTGCCTTTTGGCTGAGGGCAAGGCGGATATTTACCCAAGGTTTGGCCCAACAATGGAATGGGATACGGCGGCAGGACAAGCAATTGTCGAGCAGAGCAATGGGAAAATAATGGATGCAGAAACCAATATGCCTTTGAAATATAATAAGGAAAATCTGGTCAACCCGTTTTTTATAGGAAGGGGAGAAAATAGTCCCTTCCCGCCCATTACAGGGCAATAGTTACCAAAATTCTTAACCTTCATGCTATGTACTCAGGATTTCGCTTACTTTATGAAATAATTTATCAGGAATTATCGGTTTTTGCAGAAAATATACTCTCCCATCCTGGAGGTCTTTGTTTGTTAAAATATTTTCTGAATATCCGCCCATAAATAATGTTTTAATATCGGGTTTGATTTTTTTAATACGGTCATATGCATTCCTGCCATTCATTCCCGGCATCATGACGTCGAACAGCAGCATATCAATGCAGCCTTTATGTCCCTCAAATTTATTTACCGCGTCCTCACCGTCCACCGCGGAAATCACCTTGTATCCCTTGTTTTCAAGCAGTTTTTCCATTATTTCCCTCACGGCATATTCATCTTCGGCCACAAGGATTGCTTCCGGCTTTTCGCTGCCTGCGGCATACATTGTTTCCGGCACGTCTATTACCACTTTTTTGCAAAATGCAAAGAAATTACTGATAAGGTATTATTGTATCAAACGATCGCTCACGGTTCACTAAATTATTGTCGTCAAAATCAATGGATATATTGTTGCAGAAACATCTGCCTCCCGACGCATCCGTTCACATTCTATTTCCACGAACGGCGACCGGACTTCCCGCTACAATAAAGAATTGCGGCTTGATGTTCCCCATACCGTATAGTAAAATCAGACCCGGTAT from Candidatus Kuenenia stuttgartiensis carries:
- a CDS encoding DUF3413 domain-containing protein, which produces MKNNLSAKRVLWRYFTLSYIAVLFNTLFYLKQIHYNDTVTILFGLSMYLFYSFLYLFLVFIPVLILEILVRKVLKRHDRSLVRKQCLAVIFGITIVLFTLVQILIFTDKQLFQLYHFHINGFVWNLITTPGGIESLGSSDSTLISVVMIFAGFFALQVALFVMARSGVLQRVSFVSLKFRYQILFPIFLIFLFGFQSFTYGICHLQAKSAVLSASNAFPLYIPVTFRSWAKKFGISPKRTVQLKFNENENDLQLHYPLQSMQYTWDAPDYNIVWLVAESWRADMLDHEIMPQTMAFAKKSTWFLNHYSGGNGTRMGLFSMFYGLYGNYWFEFLHHRKGPVLIDRLIDLDYQMELFTSAKFSYPEFDKTLFVDIPSKNLHEYTKGLSGWENDRRHVTAMIDFLEHREKGRPFFTFMFFESPHAQYYFPEESIIKTPFLKDMNYARMDLENDITLIKNRYINSCHHLDSQLGRIIHYLESNQLLEKTIVIITGDHGEEFMEKGHWGHNSAYTEEQIRVPLVLWLPKGQPQLVTKMTSHLDIPATIMPLFGTTNPASDYSLGHNLLEPTGRTYTVVCDWDSLCYVNHDYKAVFPLQSYNFHKQTTTTRTDQEIADKKRFFTSSKNDLALLMTEINKFNQ
- a CDS encoding CPBP family intramembrane glutamic endopeptidase, whose product is MKRSKLLFFIFITEGFALLLALVLAKYLRIQLLPLTENILRDTFTGTIGAAIPFSIFVLLLSEKSGKMPFANSLRQTILHDLKPLFSHLTLPDMCIISLLAGFSEELLFRGVLQNKLGIFAASVIFGLLHFISPAYFVIAFLMSIYIGFLCYYLQSLLIPIQIHFVYDLCALIYLKHFRRFK
- a CDS encoding RCC1 domain-containing protein, producing MRNIFSHFIFSVCKLFLCLVVVFLVSTLAVKTSFAVQVAPKIAAGAFHTLALKPDGSLWSWGKNEYGQLGDGTIKNKHSPVQVKHLSSIIVIDGGAWHSIALKSDGTVWAWGGNWAGQLGDGSYKSSNIPIKTKELSGIIAISCGGQHNLALKSDGTVWAWGINDKGQLGIGDAKNQQIPIRIPGLNNIVAISAGGYHSLAIKSDGSLWAWGSNNMEQLGDGSATNRCSPVHVSNLRDIIAVNGGGDFSLALKSDGTIMAWGSNGLSQLGDGTTTNRNTPVNVSDVRDIIEIAAKGNHSLALTIEGKVWEFGSIGATPTEKEVTLPAYRPVLVNEITDVIAIACGEFHNVVLKNDGSLWVWGINNFGQLGDGTVGSKTKPVLICKWY
- a CDS encoding 3'(2'),5'-bisphosphate nucleotidase CysQ family protein, giving the protein MNTIKYSQHLFTALSAAGKAGRAILEVYYTDFAVEHKDDTSPLTLADKHSHEVITKDLKTLTTGNNSGNANAVSSLPVLSEEGKEIPYTERRYWESFWLVDPLDGTKEFIKRNGEFTVNIALIHKNRPVLGCIYVPVKDVLYFACEGLGAYRRENNQGIANVLSLKELVDSSERLPSRHTHKKNVENNRSPDEDGIHLTVIGSRSHPSEQFAKFVESLRGEGRKIEIISAGSSLKFCLLAEGKADIYPRFGPTMEWDTAAGQAIVEQSNGKIMDAETNMPLKYNKENLVNPFFIGRGENSPFPPITGQ
- a CDS encoding response regulator is translated as MPETMYAAGSEKPEAILVAEDEYAVREIMEKLLENKGYKVISAVDGEDAVNKFEGHKGCIDMLLFDVMMPGMNGRNAYDRIKKIKPDIKTLFMGGYSENILTNKDLQDGRVYFLQKPIIPDKLFHKVSEILST